In the genome of Carnobacterium pleistocenium FTR1, one region contains:
- a CDS encoding VOC family protein has protein sequence MIKGVHHISAFTKSAKNNDYFYTTILGLRLVKNSVNQENTAVRHLFYGDYQGNPGTLLTFFELKAAGSAYNENNYFSTVTLKIPKGTLLYWKTRLASFSIQTTLAKDQRRLAFKDPDHFELSLIEVDDVILAANATKHSDISAANQIIGIFDSLLKVERPNETLSFMTDFLGLNLTSKPFQVQDTQQGIFTTIDFSQKTEPSRMGRGSIDHIAYTVDSTEELEKLYQKALHQQLPVEQYVERGYFKSLYVREPNGLRIEIATATPGLTLDESIEDLGNTLALPDFLETKRAEIEAQLEDF, from the coding sequence GTGATCAAAGGTGTCCATCATATTTCGGCTTTCACCAAATCTGCTAAAAATAATGATTACTTCTATACAACTATTCTTGGTTTGCGTTTGGTTAAAAATTCAGTCAATCAAGAAAATACAGCTGTTCGTCATTTGTTTTATGGCGATTATCAAGGAAATCCCGGAACTCTGCTGACCTTTTTTGAATTAAAAGCTGCCGGTAGTGCTTATAATGAAAATAATTACTTTTCAACGGTCACACTAAAAATCCCTAAAGGCACTTTATTGTATTGGAAAACGCGTTTAGCGAGCTTTTCAATACAAACTACATTGGCTAAAGACCAGCGCCGTTTGGCATTTAAAGATCCGGATCATTTTGAACTTTCCTTGATAGAAGTTGATGATGTGATCCTTGCTGCAAATGCGACTAAGCATTCAGACATTTCAGCTGCGAACCAGATTATTGGTATCTTTGACAGTTTACTTAAAGTTGAAAGACCGAATGAAACACTCTCTTTTATGACTGATTTTTTAGGACTGAACTTAACCAGTAAACCGTTTCAAGTTCAAGACACTCAGCAAGGTATTTTTACAACAATTGATTTCAGCCAGAAGACAGAACCTTCTCGGATGGGCAGAGGGTCCATTGACCACATTGCCTACACTGTCGATTCGACTGAAGAGCTTGAGAAACTGTATCAAAAAGCTTTACATCAACAGCTGCCCGTTGAGCAATACGTTGAACGAGGCTATTTTAAAAGTTTGTACGTAAGAGAACCAAATGGATTAAGAATTGAAATAGCCACAGCAACACCTGGCTTGACTTTAGATGAATCGATTGAAGATTTAGGAAATACACTTGCACTACCCGATTTTTTAGAAACTAAACGAGCAGAAATTGAAGCTCAACTGGAGGATTTTTAA
- a CDS encoding lactonase family protein: MKETLYLGTYTKKNSEGIYEIELNTETKRLEEAKLVAKIGNPTYLALSNGKDILYAVSKTATGGGIAAFKKKPATTYKNTTTFFEKTSELIVENAAPPCYVAYDAVRSLVYTTSYHDGFVSVYKTDSKGNLTLTDVKQHEGSSVHENQTKPHAHYLDLTPDHNYVVACDLGTDSIYTYKVSEDGKLDLATTYKASPGTGPRHLVFHPNGKIAYLVGELSSEIVVLAYNATEGSFETIHTVSSIPENHKTFNSGSAVRITDDGRFLYSSNRGHNSIAVYAINESGDSIERIQLIASQGNTPRDFALDPTEQFIVVGHQDSDKLTLFERDAKTGLLSLLQKDVYAPECVCVTF; this comes from the coding sequence ATGAAAGAAACCCTGTATTTAGGAACATATACTAAAAAAAATAGCGAAGGTATTTATGAAATCGAATTAAATACTGAAACTAAGCGTTTAGAAGAAGCCAAGCTAGTAGCAAAAATTGGCAACCCTACTTATCTTGCATTATCCAACGGAAAAGATATTCTTTATGCTGTAAGCAAAACAGCAACTGGCGGCGGAATTGCTGCTTTTAAGAAAAAACCGGCTACAACTTATAAAAATACAACAACATTTTTTGAAAAAACAAGTGAACTAATTGTAGAAAATGCTGCACCTCCTTGTTATGTTGCCTATGATGCAGTCCGCTCTCTTGTCTACACGACCAGCTATCATGATGGATTTGTCTCTGTGTATAAAACAGACAGCAAAGGAAACTTAACTTTAACAGATGTTAAACAGCATGAAGGTTCAAGTGTTCATGAAAATCAGACAAAACCTCATGCGCATTACTTGGATCTAACACCAGATCATAATTACGTGGTTGCTTGTGATTTAGGAACAGACAGCATTTACACTTATAAAGTTTCCGAAGATGGAAAATTAGATTTGGCTACAACTTATAAAGCAAGTCCTGGTACTGGCCCTCGTCATTTAGTTTTCCATCCAAATGGTAAAATTGCCTACCTTGTTGGAGAATTATCTAGTGAGATCGTTGTGCTAGCTTACAATGCTACTGAGGGTTCATTTGAAACGATCCATACGGTTTCTTCTATTCCAGAGAATCATAAAACTTTTAATAGCGGTTCAGCTGTGCGTATTACTGACGATGGAAGGTTTTTATACTCTTCTAATCGTGGCCACAATTCGATTGCTGTATATGCTATTAATGAGTCAGGAGATTCAATTGAACGCATTCAGCTGATTGCGTCACAAGGAAATACTCCACGTGACTTTGCACTAGATCCGACTGAACAATTTATCGTAGTCGGTCATCAAGATTCCGATAAACTGACTTTATTTGAAAGGGACGCTAAAACGGGTCTTTTATCTTTACTTCAAAAAGATGTTTATGCTCCCGAATGTGTTTGCGTTACTTTTTAA
- a CDS encoding CDP-glycerol--glycerophosphate glycerophosphotransferase, whose protein sequence is MHSTSNEQTLKKDQIEQQIEKIQHPSFTLNKQDDTLLITVTLTKDFSIKFKEFFILHRETGKKYPFKATKANGEYSFSINIRSFIKKYAPADPKEHFEFYFTLRYLIDGQEIKRDEPLSLNRFNHYESYGLTEVEDSSYHLYPYFSRKTQGFCFTINIPVRNVRYIQDSKIDSVQLKKNKLTLKGTIITKANPINRIDTIMVGRKFGHRQIIHSDHQLTASEDGTHLNYYDYQVNLDLAEYAQELFSSNSNDEDFDLYFELYLNGFFEPTIIHVSNPNDANAKNNYHYFSYSYGKRTMLLAPNFTDQSNNFILSVTNFEKENFEYMKELFHFAPILRPFYSKRNIWIMGETPTEAKNNSWAFFRYMRQHHPEKEIYYVIDSKSPDYAKAAALDKDYLLIYKSKKYILLLLMAQLLLTTEEPYAIMPTRNPLWLAELAAKKVLLPRNVLGSQNVKTALEYNTKLFKADLFLISSKTEKRYAIETLNFPEAKLSITGLPRFDELLKDEPDSAIKQQLLLFPMNHDSGLHYQSDVIEHMAASFISLLKNSVFLNFVHQYNLEVITALPASMLHYIDAFADTACTLVLQSQENVQQLIKDSKLLITDADPIAFDFSFLLKPVLFYQPDIKALPLEELFHSNFTYLNELPGELTTSEEDLLHLLQQIGINQFKITRKNKQKADALLYHHDTQSNQRIYEAISSLFH, encoded by the coding sequence ATGCATTCTACTAGTAATGAGCAAACTTTAAAAAAAGACCAAATTGAACAACAAATTGAAAAAATTCAGCATCCTTCATTTACGCTAAATAAACAAGATGATACTCTACTTATCACTGTAACTTTAACAAAAGATTTTTCAATTAAATTCAAAGAATTTTTTATTTTACATAGAGAAACTGGGAAAAAGTATCCATTTAAGGCAACTAAAGCCAATGGAGAGTATTCTTTTTCAATTAATATACGTTCCTTTATTAAAAAATATGCCCCAGCAGACCCTAAAGAACATTTCGAGTTTTATTTTACGCTCCGTTATTTAATAGATGGTCAAGAAATTAAAAGAGATGAACCCTTGTCACTTAACCGCTTCAATCATTATGAATCATACGGGTTGACAGAAGTTGAGGATAGCAGTTATCACTTATACCCTTACTTTAGCAGAAAGACTCAAGGGTTTTGTTTTACAATCAATATTCCCGTACGAAACGTCCGCTATATCCAAGATTCAAAGATAGATTCAGTTCAATTGAAAAAAAATAAGTTAACACTTAAAGGCACCATTATTACAAAAGCAAATCCAATAAATCGAATCGATACTATAATGGTCGGAAGAAAATTTGGCCATCGCCAAATCATTCATTCAGATCATCAATTAACCGCTTCAGAAGATGGAACTCATCTCAATTATTATGATTATCAAGTTAATTTAGATTTAGCCGAATATGCTCAGGAACTTTTTTCCAGTAATTCCAACGATGAAGATTTTGATTTATACTTTGAATTGTACTTAAATGGATTTTTTGAACCGACTATTATTCATGTTTCTAATCCAAATGATGCAAATGCCAAAAATAATTACCATTATTTTTCTTACTCATACGGAAAACGAACGATGCTGTTGGCTCCTAATTTTACGGATCAATCAAATAATTTTATTCTTTCAGTAACAAATTTTGAAAAAGAAAATTTTGAATATATGAAAGAGCTTTTTCATTTCGCTCCAATTTTACGTCCTTTTTATAGCAAACGAAATATTTGGATCATGGGCGAAACGCCTACGGAAGCTAAAAATAATAGTTGGGCCTTTTTCCGCTACATGAGACAACACCATCCGGAAAAAGAAATCTACTATGTTATTGATAGCAAATCACCAGATTATGCTAAAGCTGCTGCTTTAGACAAAGATTATCTGTTAATTTACAAATCAAAAAAATACATTTTGCTATTATTAATGGCTCAACTACTGCTCACAACGGAAGAACCTTATGCTATTATGCCTACACGCAACCCGCTATGGTTGGCTGAATTAGCTGCTAAAAAAGTTCTTTTGCCACGAAACGTTCTAGGATCACAAAATGTAAAAACAGCATTAGAGTATAATACCAAGCTTTTCAAAGCTGATTTATTTTTAATCAGTTCTAAAACAGAAAAGCGGTATGCCATTGAAACCTTAAACTTTCCAGAGGCTAAACTTTCTATTACAGGCTTGCCGCGTTTTGATGAACTTTTAAAAGATGAACCTGATTCAGCTATAAAGCAGCAATTGCTGCTTTTCCCAATGAATCACGATTCTGGATTACACTACCAATCTGATGTAATCGAACATATGGCGGCGTCTTTTATTTCATTGCTGAAGAATTCAGTTTTTTTAAACTTTGTCCATCAATATAACCTTGAAGTCATAACTGCTCTACCGGCATCAATGCTTCATTATATTGACGCATTTGCTGATACCGCTTGTACCTTAGTTCTCCAAAGTCAAGAAAACGTCCAACAACTAATAAAAGATAGTAAACTTTTGATAACAGACGCTGATCCAATTGCCTTTGATTTTAGTTTTCTTTTAAAACCGGTTTTGTTTTATCAACCAGACATTAAAGCACTTCCTTTAGAAGAACTTTTTCATTCCAATTTTACTTATCTAAATGAATTGCCAGGTGAACTAACAACTTCTGAAGAAGATTTGCTTCACTTGTTGCAACAAATAGGGATAAATCAATTTAAAATTACTCGTAAGAATAAACAAAAAGCAGACGCGCTACTTTATCATCATGATACACAATCCAATCAACGAATTTATGAAGCTATTTCAAGCCTTTTCCATTAA
- a CDS encoding PTS glucitol/sorbitol transporter subunit IIA: MLIGTVTAIGESAISKKDPMIILFGEKATKDIRTVAIIQSFKKETETIKLEPGHTISFDDKVYTIQTVGSLANENLNTIGHVTLSFSEVVKEDQIESSIYLSPYELPEVVVGTKINYDDHE, translated from the coding sequence ATGTTAATTGGAACAGTAACGGCAATTGGAGAAAGTGCTATTAGTAAAAAAGATCCTATGATTATTTTATTTGGAGAAAAAGCTACGAAAGATATTCGGACTGTAGCTATTATTCAATCTTTTAAAAAAGAAACAGAAACCATAAAATTAGAACCAGGACACACGATTTCTTTTGATGATAAAGTATACACTATTCAAACAGTTGGAAGTTTAGCGAATGAAAATTTAAATACAATTGGTCATGTTACACTGTCTTTTTCGGAAGTGGTAAAAGAAGATCAAATTGAGAGCAGTATTTACTTATCACCATACGAATTACCAGAAGTAGTGGTCGGGACTAAAATAAACTACGACGATCATGAGTAA
- a CDS encoding AI-2E family transporter yields the protein MGEEKLKGKTRETVTWFWKWILNNKVVSILIISLLIFLNLFVFSKVAYLFSPIGDFLSVIGLPVILAGILYYLVNPLIDWMERKRVPRVLGIAWIFIVIGALIVWGITTVIPIIQEQTISIIENWPIYWENIVAQIDSLLRSDVLSQFQSQLSNFNDNLLSNVSEQANGVLDTTFASIGSVVGAVTNVVIAIITMPFILFYLLKDGKNLPYHVMKMVPSKMRKGTYQLLIEINTQISQYIRGQLLVAFFVGLMFWTGFAIIGLEYAVTLGVLAGVLNLVPYLGSFLATVPAVVIALVDSPSMLIKVLIVFAIEQTIEGRVIQPQILGNNLEVHPLTIIIVLLSAGKIFGVPGVILGIPGYAILKVIVVHFFRWYQAYTGLYASDENPAPTPVLVVNKKNKK from the coding sequence ATGGGTGAAGAAAAACTAAAAGGAAAAACTAGAGAGACAGTAACCTGGTTTTGGAAATGGATTTTGAACAACAAGGTTGTCTCTATTTTAATCATTTCTCTTTTGATCTTCTTGAATCTATTTGTATTTTCAAAAGTTGCTTATCTATTTTCACCAATAGGAGATTTTTTAAGTGTTATCGGTTTGCCGGTTATTCTTGCAGGGATTCTCTATTACCTGGTTAATCCATTGATAGACTGGATGGAACGAAAAAGAGTTCCCCGTGTATTGGGAATAGCTTGGATTTTTATCGTTATCGGAGCACTAATAGTTTGGGGTATCACAACAGTGATCCCGATTATTCAAGAGCAAACAATTAGCATTATTGAAAATTGGCCTATTTATTGGGAAAATATTGTTGCTCAAATAGATAGCTTATTAAGAAGTGACGTGCTCTCTCAATTCCAATCACAATTATCTAATTTCAATGATAATTTATTATCCAATGTTTCAGAACAAGCTAATGGCGTGTTAGATACAACTTTTGCTAGTATTGGAAGTGTGGTCGGTGCAGTGACAAATGTTGTAATTGCAATCATTACGATGCCATTTATTCTTTTTTACTTATTAAAAGATGGGAAAAATTTGCCTTATCATGTAATGAAAATGGTTCCTTCAAAAATGAGAAAAGGTACGTATCAATTGTTGATAGAGATCAATACACAAATTAGTCAATATATACGTGGTCAATTATTGGTAGCCTTTTTTGTTGGGCTGATGTTTTGGACAGGATTTGCAATTATTGGGTTAGAGTATGCTGTAACATTAGGGGTGCTAGCGGGAGTTTTAAATTTGGTTCCTTATCTAGGTTCATTTCTTGCGACAGTTCCAGCTGTTGTGATTGCTTTGGTAGATTCCCCAAGTATGTTGATCAAAGTACTGATCGTATTTGCTATCGAGCAAACAATTGAAGGAAGAGTGATCCAACCACAAATTTTAGGGAATAATTTAGAAGTTCATCCGTTAACGATCATTATCGTCTTGCTATCTGCTGGAAAAATATTTGGTGTTCCAGGTGTTATTCTTGGGATTCCTGGATATGCCATCTTAAAAGTTATTGTTGTCCATTTTTTCAGATGGTATCAAGCCTATACTGGACTATACGCTAGTGATGAAAATCCGGCTCCTACGCCCGTTTTAGTAGTAAATAAAAAAAATAAAAAGTGA
- a CDS encoding NAD(P)H-dependent oxidoreductase, with protein sequence MTNLLVIRAHPLDSKVSRSMQVTDAFVKSYIENHPKDSVEDINLYDLAVPDIDRDLLQAWSELSNGTIFTELSEVKQQKVTLFEGYTNGFLNADKIIIANPLWNLNVPTRLKAWVDTITVTGKTFKYNEKGEVIGLAGDKKVLHIQANGGLYGGKDPANQYLKTISTYIGVTDFQELFVEGLDYDPAKTAAIMAEGIAKATALGKDF encoded by the coding sequence ATGACAAATTTATTAGTTATTCGTGCTCATCCGTTAGATAGCAAGGTCTCTCGTTCAATGCAAGTAACCGATGCTTTCGTAAAATCATATATTGAAAACCATCCTAAAGATTCCGTTGAAGATATCAATTTATATGATTTAGCTGTCCCCGATATTGATCGTGATTTATTACAAGCCTGGTCAGAACTTAGCAACGGAACTATCTTTACTGAATTATCTGAAGTTAAACAACAAAAAGTAACGTTATTTGAAGGATACACAAATGGCTTTTTGAATGCTGATAAGATTATTATTGCTAATCCTTTATGGAACTTAAACGTCCCTACTCGGTTAAAAGCGTGGGTCGATACAATCACTGTTACTGGAAAAACATTTAAATACAATGAAAAAGGTGAAGTTATCGGACTTGCCGGAGACAAAAAAGTCCTGCACATTCAAGCAAACGGAGGACTTTATGGCGGAAAAGACCCCGCTAATCAATATTTAAAAACTATTTCAACTTATATTGGTGTCACTGATTTCCAAGAACTATTTGTTGAAGGTTTGGATTATGACCCTGCTAAAACAGCAGCTATTATGGCTGAAGGAATAGCCAAAGCGACTGCTCTAGGGAAAGACTTTTAA
- a CDS encoding ABC transporter ATP-binding protein translates to MFRLINKLNNWAVFGAVVFMIIQVVGDLYLPTLTADIIDNGVSTGNIDYIISVGIKMLGFSLLSILAAILNVYLAAQQSQLLGKKLRSELYRKVSYFSNDEIDKLGTSSLLTRTTNDVEQIQLVAMIMLRIMIMAPIMLVGAGVLAYSREPKLARIFVYVIPVLAVFIGFIMYFSIPYFKSLQKKTDHLNLIFREGLTGIRVIRAFNRNDSEIKRFDEANKAFAETSIKVQTILSLLFPMMTLIISATNIAIIWFGGGYISTGDMEIGNLVTFMAYAMQILISVIMLAMVFIYVPRGQVSAARINEVLTMESKIKDPESPSAVQKRGTKLLSFEKVNYRYSGAEKLALEEIDFEGGKGDVIAIIGGTGSGKTTIANLITRFYDIEAGSIKINGIDIRKIKQKDLRNFIGYAPQKAQLFTGTIRENLQYGKSTATDEEMWQALKIAQAANFVSELPKGLDAVVEQGGGNFSGGQKQRLNIARALVAKAEILIFDDSFSALDFKTDAALRKALLPETRNSVVLIIAQRISSVTQADTILVLEEGKLVGKGTHEELKQTNETYQEIMRSQMSEEEMS, encoded by the coding sequence ATGTTTAGATTAATAAATAAATTAAATAATTGGGCTGTATTTGGAGCAGTCGTATTTATGATTATTCAAGTTGTTGGAGACCTGTATCTTCCAACTTTAACCGCAGATATTATTGATAATGGTGTATCCACTGGAAATATCGATTACATTATTTCAGTAGGAATTAAAATGCTGGGTTTTTCATTACTCAGTATTCTTGCTGCTATTTTAAATGTCTATTTGGCTGCTCAACAATCGCAACTATTAGGAAAAAAACTTCGAAGCGAGCTTTACCGAAAAGTTTCCTATTTTTCAAATGATGAAATAGATAAATTAGGAACGTCTTCCTTGCTAACTAGGACAACGAATGACGTAGAACAAATTCAATTGGTTGCTATGATCATGTTAAGAATTATGATCATGGCTCCCATCATGTTGGTCGGGGCAGGTGTGCTAGCCTATAGTCGTGAACCAAAATTGGCTCGGATTTTCGTTTATGTTATTCCAGTGTTAGCTGTTTTTATCGGCTTCATTATGTATTTTTCAATTCCTTATTTCAAATCACTGCAAAAAAAAACAGACCACTTAAATCTTATTTTTCGTGAAGGGCTAACAGGGATTCGGGTCATTCGCGCATTTAACCGGAACGATTCAGAAATAAAACGTTTTGATGAGGCCAACAAAGCGTTTGCTGAAACGTCTATTAAAGTACAAACAATATTGAGTTTGCTATTTCCAATGATGACTTTAATTATCAGTGCAACAAATATTGCTATTATCTGGTTTGGTGGAGGATATATTAGTACTGGGGACATGGAAATTGGGAATTTAGTTACTTTTATGGCCTACGCAATGCAAATCTTGATAAGCGTCATAATGTTGGCAATGGTTTTTATTTATGTTCCACGAGGACAAGTTTCAGCCGCACGGATCAATGAAGTTTTAACGATGGAAAGTAAGATAAAAGATCCTGAAAGTCCAAGTGCTGTTCAAAAGCGTGGTACAAAATTGCTCTCATTTGAAAAAGTTAATTACCGGTATTCGGGAGCTGAAAAATTAGCATTAGAAGAAATCGATTTTGAAGGTGGAAAAGGTGATGTGATTGCCATTATTGGAGGGACAGGTTCTGGTAAAACAACGATTGCAAATCTGATCACGCGCTTTTATGACATTGAAGCAGGGAGTATCAAAATTAACGGTATCGATATACGAAAAATAAAGCAAAAAGACTTACGCAATTTTATAGGATATGCTCCGCAAAAAGCCCAATTATTCACTGGTACGATTCGCGAAAATCTGCAGTATGGAAAGTCAACTGCAACAGATGAAGAAATGTGGCAGGCATTAAAGATTGCTCAAGCAGCAAATTTTGTATCTGAATTGCCTAAAGGCTTAGATGCAGTCGTCGAACAAGGTGGAGGGAATTTCTCTGGTGGGCAAAAGCAACGGTTAAATATTGCAAGGGCATTGGTTGCAAAAGCAGAGATATTGATCTTTGACGATTCTTTCTCAGCACTTGATTTTAAAACGGATGCAGCTTTAAGGAAAGCATTGCTTCCAGAAACGAGAAATTCAGTTGTTTTAATTATTGCCCAAAGAATTAGTTCGGTCACACAGGCTGATACCATCCTTGTCTTGGAAGAAGGGAAATTGGTTGGCAAAGGAACGCATGAGGAATTAAAACAGACTAATGAAACGTATCAAGAAATAATGAGATCTCAAATGAGTGAGGAGGAGATGTCATGA
- a CDS encoding ABC transporter ATP-binding protein, giving the protein MSKNSSDSTKPIREIKPKNFLKTLIRLLSYIATRSLAIIMVFILAIIAIVLQTQTPKILGEATTEIFRGVTEGAQLRQAGQEVEVLPIDFEMITSILITVAIFYILSAIFSYLQQFTMTRVAQRTVYDLRNDLKDKMNRVPMHYYDTHSNGDVMSRAVNDMDQIANSLQQTLTQFINSVVTFFAVLYMMITINAILTLVTLITVPISALAIALIAPKSQKLFAAQQKRLGLLNNQVEETYAGHIVVKTYNQEETEILKFEEKNDQLYQASRKAQFLSGIIMPLMIFIRNLGYLGVATVGGIFVANGIVTLGNVQAMLQYTNQFNQPIREMANLINMIQATIASAERVFEVLDEVEMTNEPSTIQPVKQSPYKIQFEHVQFGYEGKDGSLVIKDLNLNVEEGQIVAIVGPTGAGKSTLINLLERFYDVSGGSIKIDGVDIRDFTREEVRSHFAMVLQDTWLFNGTILDNIRYGSAEYGQNEERIYNSAKAAHVDDFVHKLPDGYETILNEEASNISSGQRQLITIARAFLADPEILILDEATSNVDTRTEVLIQKAMGKLLKNRTSFVVAHRLSTIREADNIVVMDHGDVIEMGTHDELMALHGFYADLYSSQFIQQEVS; this is encoded by the coding sequence ATGAGTAAAAATAGTTCTGATTCAACTAAACCTATTCGTGAAATCAAACCTAAAAATTTCTTGAAGACGCTAATCAGATTGCTTAGCTATATAGCTACTCGTTCATTGGCAATCATAATGGTCTTCATACTAGCTATTATTGCAATTGTTTTGCAAACTCAAACACCAAAAATCTTAGGTGAGGCAACAACTGAAATTTTCAGAGGGGTAACGGAAGGTGCGCAATTGCGACAAGCTGGCCAAGAGGTTGAGGTGCTTCCAATTGATTTTGAGATGATCACGAGTATTTTAATCACTGTTGCAATCTTCTATATTCTTTCAGCCATTTTCAGTTACCTTCAACAATTTACGATGACTCGTGTGGCCCAAAGAACGGTGTATGATTTGCGAAATGATTTGAAAGATAAAATGAATCGTGTTCCGATGCATTATTATGACACGCATTCCAACGGAGATGTCATGTCTCGCGCGGTAAATGACATGGATCAAATTGCTAACTCCTTACAGCAAACACTCACGCAATTTATCAACAGTGTAGTGACCTTCTTTGCTGTCTTGTACATGATGATTACCATAAATGCAATACTGACCTTAGTTACATTGATCACTGTTCCAATAAGTGCTTTAGCAATTGCGTTAATTGCTCCTAAATCGCAAAAATTATTTGCAGCTCAACAAAAAAGGTTAGGGCTATTAAATAATCAAGTTGAAGAGACCTATGCCGGACACATTGTTGTGAAAACTTACAATCAAGAAGAAACGGAAATTTTAAAGTTTGAGGAGAAAAACGATCAACTCTATCAAGCTTCACGAAAAGCTCAATTCCTATCGGGGATTATTATGCCATTGATGATTTTTATTCGGAACTTAGGCTATCTAGGTGTCGCTACAGTTGGTGGGATTTTTGTCGCCAATGGCATAGTGACATTGGGAAATGTTCAAGCTATGCTGCAATACACAAATCAATTTAATCAGCCGATTCGCGAGATGGCAAATCTGATCAATATGATTCAAGCAACGATTGCTTCAGCCGAACGCGTTTTTGAAGTGTTAGACGAAGTGGAAATGACTAATGAACCCTCTACTATTCAACCTGTGAAACAGTCACCTTACAAAATCCAATTTGAACATGTTCAATTTGGCTATGAGGGGAAAGATGGGTCGCTGGTAATTAAAGACCTTAATTTAAACGTTGAAGAAGGTCAAATAGTTGCTATTGTTGGCCCGACTGGGGCTGGGAAATCTACTTTGATCAATTTGTTGGAACGCTTCTATGATGTGAGCGGAGGAAGTATTAAAATTGATGGAGTTGATATACGAGATTTTACGAGAGAAGAAGTGCGGTCCCATTTTGCGATGGTTCTGCAAGATACATGGTTATTTAATGGCACCATTCTTGATAATATTCGTTACGGCAGTGCTGAATATGGTCAAAATGAGGAACGTATTTATAATTCAGCTAAGGCAGCTCATGTGGATGATTTTGTGCATAAACTGCCAGATGGATATGAAACCATTCTTAATGAAGAAGCAAGCAATATCTCATCTGGTCAAAGGCAATTGATTACGATTGCTCGGGCTTTTTTGGCTGATCCAGAAATTCTGATCTTAGATGAAGCAACATCGAATGTTGATACGAGAACTGAAGTATTGATCCAAAAAGCCATGGGGAAACTGCTGAAAAATAGAACTAGTTTTGTCGTGGCTCACCGACTCTCCACTATCCGTGAAGCAGATAATATTGTTGTGATGGATCATGGAGACGTAATTGAAATGGGAACTCATGACGAGTTAATGGCTCTACATGGTTTCTATGCAGATCTTTACTCTAGCCAATTTATCCAACAAGAAGTTAGTTGA
- a CDS encoding MBL fold metallo-hydrolase, which yields MTQIKRIVTGRIEENCYVIHQEAKALIVDPGDDFSAIKEELEELNVTPTAILLTHTHYDHIGALEEVRKRYSVPVYVSDLEQAWLGNPILNLSIHSGHPITAEPAEYEFELGKTYAIEGFQFKVVPTPGHSPGGVSFVFDDFVVSGDALFKGSVGRTDLTGSDPAALLKGIEEQLFNLPDNMRVYPGHGDETTIGYEKRTNPFFR from the coding sequence ATGACACAAATCAAAAGAATTGTAACTGGAAGAATTGAAGAGAATTGTTATGTTATCCATCAAGAAGCAAAAGCATTGATTGTTGATCCTGGAGATGATTTTTCAGCGATAAAAGAAGAATTAGAAGAGTTGAATGTGACACCAACTGCCATATTATTAACGCATACGCATTATGATCATATTGGGGCACTAGAAGAAGTCAGAAAAAGATACTCTGTTCCAGTATACGTTAGTGATTTAGAACAAGCTTGGCTTGGAAACCCTATTTTGAATCTTTCAATCCATTCAGGGCATCCAATTACAGCTGAACCTGCTGAATATGAATTTGAATTAGGTAAAACCTATGCCATTGAAGGATTTCAATTTAAAGTCGTCCCAACTCCAGGGCATTCACCTGGTGGAGTTAGTTTTGTATTTGACGATTTTGTTGTTTCTGGGGATGCACTATTCAAAGGAAGTGTTGGAAGAACTGATTTAACCGGTAGTGATCCAGCAGCATTATTAAAAGGAATCGAAGAACAGCTTTTTAACTTACCCGATAATATGCGAGTTTACCCTGGGCATGGAGATGAAACAACTATTGGATATGAGAAAAGGACTAACCCTTTTTTTAGGTAA